A genomic window from Amblyraja radiata isolate CabotCenter1 chromosome 18, sAmbRad1.1.pri, whole genome shotgun sequence includes:
- the fam3d gene encoding protein FAM3D isoform X2 — protein MRPTEFTDSIPKKFVCQMETRCPDDQFPFKITSGAANIVGANICFNGKTLMSTVKNNIGKGINIALVNASNGQLITTNFFNMWSGKIELLADFLKAIKPPTIMLLASFDDPSTKMNDDTKKLFTELGSSLIFSLGFRDNWVFLGAKPIKGKSPFEQILKNDKAKNKYDNWPEAIEMEGCVPRKND, from the exons ATGAGGCCAACAG aGTTTACAGATTCAATACCTAAGAAGTTCGTCTGCCAAATGGAAACGCGATGTCCTGATGATCAATTTCCGTTTAAGATCACCAGTGGAGCAGCAAATATTGTCGGGGCCAACATTTGTTTCAATGGTAAAAC GCTGATGAGTACGGTAAAAAATAATATCGGGAAAGGGATAAACATTGCTCTAGTGAATG CAAGCAATGGTCAACTAATAACCACCAACTTCTTCAATATGTGGAGTGGAA AAATTGAACTGCTTGCGGATTTCTTAAAAGCTATAAAGCCTCCCACTATTATGCTACTTGCTTCGTTTGATGACCCGTCAACAAA GATGAATGATGACACAAAAAAATTATTTACTGAACTGGGAAGTTCTCTAATTTTTTCCCTGGGCTTTCGAGACAACTGGGTCTTTCTGGGAGCGAAACCGATTAAGGGGAAAAGTCCATTTGAACAG ATCCTGAAGAATGATAAGGCAAAGAACAAGTATGATAACTGGCCTGAAGCGATTGAGATGGAGGGTTGTGTTCCCAGGAAGAACGACTAG
- the fam3d gene encoding protein FAM3D isoform X1, giving the protein MRPTVILRGLVVLFTSGVMLYIAKEFVFSEVRLKHMKYFNEFTDSIPKKFVCQMETRCPDDQFPFKITSGAANIVGANICFNGKTLMSTVKNNIGKGINIALVNASNGQLITTNFFNMWSGKIELLADFLKAIKPPTIMLLASFDDPSTKMNDDTKKLFTELGSSLIFSLGFRDNWVFLGAKPIKGKSPFEQILKNDKAKNKYDNWPEAIEMEGCVPRKND; this is encoded by the exons ATGAGGCCAACAG TGATCCTGCGTGGCCTTGTGGTGCTGTTTACCAGTGGAGTCATGTTGTACATCGCCAAGGAATTTGTGTTTTCTGAAGTAAGATTGAAACATATGAAATATTTCAACG aGTTTACAGATTCAATACCTAAGAAGTTCGTCTGCCAAATGGAAACGCGATGTCCTGATGATCAATTTCCGTTTAAGATCACCAGTGGAGCAGCAAATATTGTCGGGGCCAACATTTGTTTCAATGGTAAAAC GCTGATGAGTACGGTAAAAAATAATATCGGGAAAGGGATAAACATTGCTCTAGTGAATG CAAGCAATGGTCAACTAATAACCACCAACTTCTTCAATATGTGGAGTGGAA AAATTGAACTGCTTGCGGATTTCTTAAAAGCTATAAAGCCTCCCACTATTATGCTACTTGCTTCGTTTGATGACCCGTCAACAAA GATGAATGATGACACAAAAAAATTATTTACTGAACTGGGAAGTTCTCTAATTTTTTCCCTGGGCTTTCGAGACAACTGGGTCTTTCTGGGAGCGAAACCGATTAAGGGGAAAAGTCCATTTGAACAG ATCCTGAAGAATGATAAGGCAAAGAACAAGTATGATAACTGGCCTGAAGCGATTGAGATGGAGGGTTGTGTTCCCAGGAAGAACGACTAG